From a region of the Daphnia pulicaria isolate SC F1-1A chromosome 1, SC_F0-13Bv2, whole genome shotgun sequence genome:
- the LOC124321184 gene encoding uncharacterized protein LOC124321184, whose protein sequence is MERKGCDLRSEEQKARVKKYNDSRRKGMKSFGLFASGADNSGDGSKQKSSELVAQSRNKRKRDESFYRWPDIHDQPADSCDFEPDFNQTVPQFLQSALESFSLLEQNTGLSSEIMKLANDRLDKMKKDKRAVKRNKECLDEAWLEMEQEVFSAFVCSKACLKKECESCFEKHEILIKCYHCKKHLCARCDLVPHLNSPFHQRIVFFIDFTSKHLLSHEFIDPKSGVVFQKEIAVPVFSRNSCKNCNQTGTVSSLAGSKPCIVVTMDGRFDLYESVFQCKSCDSIYPAEIQDYIASGYFPGNPKRTNFFISSDLSEFWFHLKYLTPGTSEQKFLETLSAKSLKAGRNGTINTPLFNKAVKAYEYISHLVDTKICKMEKRRCRSCTPFQLSCHPDGDHKLIKRRRLNERVKRSWYGDAIIMRDEDFDVLNKKINSYKPQGKNTIGAQKCGNSQFEAAREVSKRFKGLEVTGNVMTSCGHGVIQCSIDMHEGETFRHTFASHVKVHSLKNQKQHKNLNITETEKNTEDESANTVFFGPKFFVNDVVCQYWPFAIKMGELSEAYSYLTSDMVPFLSRLHGQAHSWPCQILHFGHWRDGSAGTLGEEQEQVFSTFSSYSNSTKTMGAANRRDFLTGAMFYWNGRKEKGMARTLTRRMLIAIYRVQFYHERLNKLLSAKKMKLSELPVIQASLEEEARVAREKEKIVKLKWDYLSELKSELERIHFQHVTLHDRISSVAVSCKWRTKLRRKQTLLKAKAVTVMNDINDLANVMVTEQNFLDGVFPWDSNQNVSFKDNFKLVDCWMLYKRNTEQILQCKLEMSQFITTISEDILSMQHEIRNYNSTDEFSFSVRNCPMNISVFQQSEIVIKMQEVKRLEMLLSDSLALKQYFYEENLDDDDLVFEDDCMDDYIADGDGIDKDDLCDEIECSSDDEF, encoded by the exons ATGGAACGTAAAGGTTGTGATTTAAGAAGCGAAGAACAAAAGGCTCGAGTTAAGAAGTACAATGACAGTCGAAGAAAAG GAATGAAATCTTTCGGACTATTTGCTAGTGGTGCGGATAACTCAGGAGACGGTTCTAAACAGAAAAGTTCTGAACTTGTTGCTCAAAGTAGGAATAAGCGAAAGAGAGATG AAAGTTTTTATCGGTGGCCAGATATCCATGATCAACCAGCTGATTCATGTGATTTTGAACCAGATTTCAACCAAACTGTACCCC AATTCCTGCAAAGTGCTCTtgaaagtttttctctcttagagCAAAATACTGGACTGTCTAGTGAAATCATGAAATTAGCTAATGACCGTCTTGACAAAATGAAGAAGGATAAAAGAGcagtgaaaagaaacaaagaatgtTTAGATGAAGCTTGGTTAGAAATGGAACAAGAGGTCTTCTCTGCATTTGTTTGTTCAAAAGcctgtttgaaaaaagaatgtgAATCCTGCTttgagaaacacgaaatcctgaTTAAGTGTTATCACTGTAAAAAGCATTTATGTGCTCGATGTGATTTAGTTCCTCACTTAAATAGTCCTTTTCATCaaagaatagttttttttattgatttcacaTCAAAACATCTGTTGTCTCATGAATTTATAGATCCCAAAAGTGGAGTTGTTTTTCAGAAAG AAATAGCTGTTCCTGTTTTTAGTCGAAATTCCTGCAAAAATTGTAATCAGACTGGAACTGTTTCCTCCCTAGCGGGATCTAAACCATGTATTGTGGTCACTATGGATG GAAGATTTGATTTGTACGAATCAGTATTTCAGTGTAAAAGTTGTGATTCAATTTACCCTGCAGAAATTCAAGACTACATTGCGTCTGGTTACTTTCCTGGAAACCCCAAAagaacgaatttttttatttcttctgatCTCTCAGAGTTTTGGTTTCATCTCAAGTATTTAACACCTGGTACCTCCgaacaaaaatttcttgaaacatTATCTGCCAAATCACTCAAGGCAGGAAGG AATGGTACAATAAATACTCCGCTTTTTAACAAAGCCGTGAAGGCTTATGAATATATCAGTCACTTAGTTGATaccaaaatttgtaaaatggaGAAACGGCGATGCAGATCTTGCACTCCATTTCAATTGTCGTGCCATCCTGATGGCGATCACAAGTTAATCAAAAGAAGACGCCTCAATGA ACGAGTTAAAAGGTCATGGTACGGCGATGCCATAATTATGCGGGATGAAGACTTTGAtgtcttaaacaaaaaaatcaacagttaTAAACCGCAA GGGAAAAATACAATAGGAGCTCAAAAATGTGGAAACTCGCAGTTTGAGGCTGCCCGAGAAGTTTCGAAACGATTTAAGGGGTTAGAGGTAACCGGCAACGTAATGACGTCCTGTGGGCATGGCGTAATTCAGTGCTCAATTGACATGCACGAAGGGGAAACCTTCCGTCATACCTTTGCATCTCATGTTAAAGTGCACTCactgaaaaaccaaaaacagcataagaatttaaatattactgAAACCGAAAAGAACACTGAAGATGAATCTGCAAACACCGTTTTTTTTGgaccaaaattttttgtcaacgACGTCGTGTGTCAATACTGGCCATTCGCGATCAAGATGGGAGAGCTATCAGAGGCCTACTCATATCTTACTTCTGATATGGTCCCTTTCCTCTCTCGGCTACACGGCCAAGCGCATAGCTGGCCATGCCaa ATCCTACATTTTGGTCATTGGAGAGATGGATCAGCTGGAACTTTAGGAGAAGAACAGGAACAagtattttctactttttcaagCTATAgtaattcaacaaaaacaatggGAGCAGCAA ACAGACGAGATTTTTTAACCGGAGCAATGTTTTATTGGAacggcagaaaagaaaaaggaatggcTCGTACTCTCACTAGACGAATGCTGATT GCTATATATAGAGTTCAGTTTTATCATGAAAGACTGAACAAATTACTATCagcgaaaaaaatgaaattgtctgAATTACCTGTAATTCAAGCTTCGTTGGAAGAAGAGGCCCGTGTTGCACGAG agaaagagaagatcgTCAAATTAAAGTGGGATTACCTATCGGAGTTAAAAAGTGAACTGGAACGAATTCACTTCCAACACGTAACTTTGCACGACAGAATTTCGAGTGTGGCAG tttCTTGCAAATGGCGAACTAAACTTAGACGAAAGCAAACTTTATTAAAAGCGAAAGCTGTTACAGTAATGAACGACATAAACGACCTGGCTAACGTTATGGTGACCGAGCAAAATTTCTTGGATGGCGTTTTTCCGTGGGATTCTAACCAAAACg TTTCGTTCAAGGATAACTTCAAATTAGTTGATTGTTGGATGCTGTACAAACGAAACACAGAACAGATTCTTCAATGCAAACTAGAAATGTCACAATTCATCACAACAATCAGTGAAGATATTTTGTCGATGCAACATGAAATAAGAAACTACAACTCGACGGATGAATTCTCTTTCTCTGTAAGGAACTGcccaatgaatatttctgtatTTCAACAATCTGAAATAGTCATCAAAATGCAAGAAGTGAAACGTCTCGAAATGTTATTGTCAGACTCGCTCGCCTTAAAACAATACttttatgaagaaaatttagatgatgatgatttggTTTTCGAAGATGATTGTATGGATGATTATATTGCTGATGGTGATGGTATTGACAAAGATGATTTATGTGATGAAATTGAATGTTCCTCCGacgatgaattttaa